The following coding sequences lie in one Synechococcus sp. PCC 7336 genomic window:
- a CDS encoding Tic20 family protein, which translates to MIGNRNPLRDRLFISLPYLLLLLLAVPFSRPLFAPLPWLGRLLRPWIALTAGWVGSLWVFVVLLLLYRFVVHNRKIQHAIRYNVAQVVFAGIALLIAKLVLRLGLTLLGAGVRVLGAIADVMSVIVFLGAVAIAIYCIAENWRGRYPRVPTLSSAARIVTSG; encoded by the coding sequence ATGATTGGAAATCGAAATCCACTGCGCGATCGCCTTTTCATCAGCCTGCCCTACCTGCTGTTACTGCTCCTGGCCGTTCCGTTCAGCCGCCCCCTCTTCGCCCCCTTGCCTTGGCTGGGGAGATTACTCCGCCCCTGGATAGCACTAACAGCGGGCTGGGTGGGGTCGCTCTGGGTATTTGTCGTGTTACTGCTGCTCTATCGGTTCGTCGTACACAATCGCAAGATTCAGCACGCCATTCGCTATAACGTCGCTCAAGTGGTGTTTGCCGGAATTGCACTGCTGATTGCTAAATTAGTTTTGAGGCTCGGGCTGACACTTTTAGGAGCAGGAGTTAGAGTTTTAGGGGCGATCGCCGATGTCATGTCTGTCATCGTTTTTTTAGGGGCGGTAGCGATTGCGATCTACTGCATTGCAGAAAATTGGCGCGGTCGATACCCTCGGGTGCCTACACTGTCGAGTGCAGCCAGAATTGTGACGAGTGGCTAA
- a CDS encoding PilT/PilU family type 4a pilus ATPase has product MAPTAIPRSPAAVPAAPRPGGPPMRPGMAAQPAAAKLAAGHITLRQLVQEAFDSDYSDIHLGVGEVPRFRGRGDMVLSSHPPTTIEVFYSWLRESIPEAQVEEFDRQLELDTAIQYEELVRCRVNVFVSLLGPAMVLRLIPLTILTMEQLNLPDVLRDISQQHKGLVLVTGPTGSGKSTTLAAMVDFINKTLPKHIISIEDPVEFVHSSKKSMIRQREVGIHTLEFANALKASLREDPDIILIGEMRDRETVDTALKAGQTGHLVFGTLHTNSAVKTIERLLNIYSPDEQEAMRLQIAETMVATIAQTLVKTNDGKRAAAHEILVNTDAVKDYIKRGAIDEIEALIPQSTFDGMQTMNQSLFALYEEGRITAEIAEEASPRPNEMSQMLRGRL; this is encoded by the coding sequence ATGGCTCCAACTGCGATTCCGAGATCCCCAGCAGCGGTCCCTGCTGCTCCCCGCCCCGGCGGACCTCCCATGCGACCGGGAATGGCTGCTCAGCCTGCCGCTGCCAAGCTCGCCGCCGGTCACATCACCCTGCGTCAGTTGGTGCAAGAAGCTTTTGATAGCGACTATTCCGATATTCACCTGGGCGTTGGCGAAGTGCCTCGCTTTCGCGGGCGGGGCGACATGGTGCTCAGCAGCCATCCTCCCACCACCATTGAAGTGTTTTATAGCTGGTTGCGAGAGTCTATACCCGAAGCGCAGGTGGAGGAATTCGATCGCCAGTTAGAGCTAGATACCGCCATCCAATATGAAGAGCTGGTGCGCTGCCGGGTGAATGTTTTCGTATCATTGCTGGGGCCTGCGATGGTCTTGCGTCTGATCCCGCTGACGATTTTGACAATGGAGCAGCTCAATTTGCCGGACGTATTGCGGGATATCTCTCAGCAACATAAGGGGTTAGTTCTAGTCACGGGGCCGACGGGTTCGGGTAAGTCCACGACCTTAGCGGCAATGGTCGATTTCATCAATAAGACCCTGCCCAAGCACATCATTTCCATTGAAGACCCGGTTGAATTTGTCCACTCCAGCAAAAAGAGTATGATTCGCCAGCGGGAAGTAGGCATTCATACTTTAGAGTTTGCCAATGCCCTCAAAGCCTCGCTGCGGGAAGATCCCGATATTATTCTGATTGGGGAGATGCGCGATCGCGAAACCGTCGATACTGCGCTCAAGGCGGGTCAGACCGGTCACCTAGTATTCGGTACGCTGCACACCAATAGTGCGGTCAAAACCATCGAACGCCTGCTCAACATTTACAGTCCCGACGAGCAGGAGGCGATGCGCCTGCAAATTGCCGAGACCATGGTGGCAACGATCGCCCAAACATTGGTCAAGACCAACGATGGCAAGCGGGCTGCCGCCCACGAGATTTTGGTCAATACCGATGCGGTGAAGGACTACATCAAGCGAGGGGCGATCGACGAGATCGAAGCTCTGATTCCGCAGTCTACCTTTGACGGTATGCAGACCATGAATCAATCTCTATTTGCCCTCTATGAAGAGGGGCGCATCACCGCTGAAATAGCCGAGGAGGCATCGCCGCGCCCCAACGAAATGAGTCAGATGTTGCGGGGCCGCCTCTAG
- a CDS encoding aromatic ring-hydroxylating dioxygenase subunit alpha encodes MLEASIDIRRAGIGFNHWYAVARSSEVTVRPHAVILWHQSIMLYRDRQGTIRALEDRCPHRQVKLSHGCVVEDAIECAYHGWQFNGDGHCVSVPYLTDRQKLPNCVIRRYPVREQNGFIWVFPGEGEKAEAIAPLPLEEWEHLNYIATVSAIDTQAHFSFLIENLMDMCHGHLHADLQAWADPVLAQLEASDTRVDAHYNAQSYYRIDKIYSISQLFFPSLRRLHPEPLDVSYLYPNWVATLGKDFKIVCLFCPVSATHTRAYLLHFTSLHAFRRLHKLPSGFRRWIKNLCFGAAQKMLDGLVAQDVAMIEEEQRAYLAHPKRHSYELNPTIGRVQALIRQQAESG; translated from the coding sequence GTGTTGGAGGCTTCGATCGATATCCGTCGAGCAGGCATTGGTTTCAACCATTGGTATGCGGTGGCTCGCAGTAGCGAGGTAACCGTTCGGCCCCATGCGGTCATCCTTTGGCATCAGTCCATTATGTTATATCGCGATCGCCAGGGCACAATCCGCGCCTTAGAAGATCGCTGTCCCCACCGACAGGTCAAACTCAGCCACGGTTGCGTGGTGGAGGATGCGATCGAATGTGCCTATCACGGCTGGCAATTTAATGGGGATGGCCACTGCGTCAGCGTCCCTTATTTGACCGACCGACAAAAGTTACCCAATTGCGTCATTCGCCGCTATCCAGTCCGGGAGCAAAACGGGTTTATTTGGGTCTTTCCCGGCGAAGGGGAAAAGGCGGAGGCGATCGCCCCTCTGCCTCTGGAAGAATGGGAACATCTCAATTACATTGCAACTGTTTCGGCGATCGACACCCAAGCCCACTTCTCGTTCTTAATCGAGAACTTGATGGACATGTGTCACGGCCACCTCCACGCCGATCTGCAAGCCTGGGCCGACCCCGTCCTCGCCCAGCTCGAAGCCAGTGACACTCGCGTCGATGCCCATTACAACGCCCAAAGCTACTACCGCATCGACAAAATCTATTCCATCAGCCAACTTTTCTTCCCCTCTTTGCGCCGCCTCCACCCCGAACCCTTGGATGTCAGCTACCTTTACCCAAACTGGGTTGCAACCTTGGGCAAAGACTTCAAAATCGTCTGTCTGTTTTGCCCCGTCAGCGCAACCCACACCCGTGCCTATCTGCTCCACTTCACGTCTCTCCATGCTTTCCGGCGTCTGCACAAACTCCCGAGCGGGTTCCGTCGCTGGATTAAGAACCTCTGTTTTGGGGCCGCACAAAAGATGTTGGATGGTTTGGTGGCCCAGGATGTAGCGATGATTGAGGAGGAGCAACGGGCCTATTTAGCGCATCCAAAACGGCACAGCTACGAGCTCAATCCAACCATCGGTCGCGTACAGGCATTAATTCGCCAGCAGGCGGAGAGCGGTTGA
- a CDS encoding ABC transporter ATP-binding protein — MARTSHLRKLYEYARPHMRGVWLGIAALLVVNVLGVFLPWFVKIAIDDLGATFQQGGATALRSQGRLLAIYAGVLLAVSTIRAIIRTASRVLMFGAGRQVEFDLKQRIFEHLLTLPPSYFGQQSVGDLINRSTSDVDNVRRLLGFAILSLFNTLFAYGLVVPAMVATNLQITLLALSVYPVMLLLVRNTSNRLRLEQARVQDELGKVSELIQEDMNGIALIKVYSQEDNERREFARRNQNLLDANLDLALTRNLLFPALIALASASILILLVFGGPRIASGELSLGDFTQLTLYVEQLVFPTALLGFTITAYQRGQVSIDRLETILAVEPTIRDRPNAIALAPQQLEGRLEARQLTFSYPDGDRPTLNAISFTIEPGETIAVVGPIGSGKTTLANAIPHLLEIEPQQLFLDGIDIVEIQLAALRKAIAYVPQESFLFGASVRDNIRYGRPDATDSEVEAVAKAARIHDEIANFPQQYDTIVGERGITLSGGQRQRVALARALLADSPLLLLDDSLSSVDNQTGQDILSNLSLGTRAKTVLFISHRLTAAATADRILVMERGKIVQSGTHAELLQSPDGLYSQLWYKQKLESVLS; from the coding sequence ATGGCTCGAACTTCTCATCTGCGCAAGTTATATGAATACGCTCGCCCCCACATGCGGGGGGTTTGGCTGGGTATCGCAGCGCTGCTCGTCGTCAACGTTTTAGGGGTGTTTCTCCCCTGGTTTGTCAAAATTGCGATTGACGATTTGGGCGCGACGTTTCAGCAAGGGGGAGCGACAGCACTGCGATCGCAAGGGCGCCTACTGGCCATTTACGCTGGCGTGCTCTTGGCCGTATCCACCATTAGGGCCATTATCCGCACGGCCTCGCGGGTATTGATGTTTGGGGCCGGACGGCAGGTGGAATTCGACCTCAAACAACGCATCTTCGAACATTTACTCACCCTACCCCCCTCCTATTTCGGACAGCAGTCGGTAGGAGACTTAATCAATCGTTCCACCAGTGACGTGGATAATGTGCGGCGGCTACTGGGGTTTGCCATTCTGAGCCTGTTCAATACCTTGTTTGCCTACGGCCTGGTCGTGCCCGCGATGGTGGCGACCAATCTGCAAATCACATTATTGGCTCTATCGGTCTATCCCGTCATGTTGCTGTTGGTGCGCAACACCAGCAATCGCCTGCGGCTGGAGCAAGCCCGCGTACAAGATGAACTGGGCAAAGTCAGCGAGCTGATTCAAGAAGATATGAACGGCATTGCCCTGATTAAGGTCTACAGCCAAGAAGACAACGAGCGCCGCGAATTTGCCCGCCGCAATCAAAATCTGCTCGATGCCAATCTCGACCTAGCCCTCACCCGCAACCTCCTGTTTCCCGCTCTGATTGCCTTGGCCAGCGCCAGCATCTTGATTCTGCTGGTCTTTGGCGGCCCTCGCATCGCCTCGGGGGAGCTCAGCTTGGGGGACTTTACGCAACTGACATTGTATGTCGAGCAACTGGTCTTCCCGACTGCCCTGCTGGGGTTCACCATCACCGCCTACCAGCGAGGTCAAGTGAGCATCGATCGCCTGGAAACCATTTTGGCCGTGGAGCCCACCATCCGCGATCGCCCCAATGCGATCGCCCTCGCCCCCCAACAGCTAGAGGGGCGTCTGGAGGCCAGACAGCTCACCTTCTCCTACCCCGATGGCGATCGCCCCACTCTCAATGCCATCAGCTTCACGATCGAGCCCGGAGAAACGATTGCGGTTGTGGGTCCGATTGGCTCGGGCAAAACCACGTTGGCCAACGCCATTCCCCATCTCCTGGAGATCGAGCCCCAGCAGCTCTTTCTAGACGGAATCGACATTGTCGAGATTCAATTAGCGGCTCTGCGAAAGGCGATCGCCTACGTGCCGCAGGAAAGCTTTTTGTTTGGGGCCAGCGTGCGAGATAACATTCGTTACGGCAGACCGGATGCCACCGACTCAGAAGTGGAAGCCGTCGCGAAAGCCGCTCGCATTCACGACGAGATCGCCAACTTTCCGCAACAGTACGACACAATTGTGGGAGAACGGGGCATTACCCTGTCGGGGGGACAGCGACAGCGGGTGGCCTTGGCACGGGCATTATTGGCAGATTCTCCACTGCTACTGTTAGACGATTCCCTCTCCAGTGTGGACAATCAAACCGGCCAAGACATCCTGTCCAACCTGTCTTTGGGTACGCGAGCCAAAACGGTTCTGTTCATTTCCCATCGACTCACTGCTGCTGCCACAGCCGACCGCATTTTGGTGATGGAGCGGGGCAAAATTGTACAGTCGGGCACCCATGCCGAACTGTTGCAATCCCCCGATGGGCTCTACAGCCAATTGTGGTACAAGCAAAAGCTGGAAAGTGTTTTAAGCTAA
- a CDS encoding lipid-A-disaccharide synthase-related protein translates to MSAKPAPRILCLSNGHGEDHIASRVAVELRQLGAEVSALPVVGVGQAYRNLDIEIVGPVQAMPSGGFVYMDIRQFWRDLKGGLGGLTWRQLQTLKQWGGKLDLVLAVGDIVVQAFARWSGARYAFIGTAKSDYYLRNEDGPYSGWNQFRESVLRLPPCSVYLPWERWLMRSPHCLATFPRDRLTAEILKQYRLPVFDLGNPMMDGLNPAPPLADIPSDRPAILLLPGSRPPEAYRNFALMAEVAGCLGQLQPPPTQPPAFYAAIATSLDERELQQRWPQHLSPITLMRHQFGSCLHRANVAIAMAGTASEQCVGLGKPVVTLPGQGPQFTPAFAEAQQRLLGPSLFLTPNPEAAARQIVTLLGRPPRLQENARRRMGPPGASQRIARQLFNLLESLS, encoded by the coding sequence GTGTCAGCCAAACCCGCACCTCGTATTTTGTGTTTGAGTAACGGCCACGGCGAAGACCATATTGCTAGCCGTGTCGCAGTAGAATTGCGGCAACTGGGCGCGGAAGTCTCAGCACTGCCGGTGGTGGGGGTAGGACAGGCCTATCGCAACTTGGATATCGAGATCGTCGGTCCGGTACAAGCGATGCCGTCCGGCGGTTTTGTCTATATGGATATTCGACAATTTTGGCGGGATCTCAAAGGGGGATTGGGGGGGCTGACTTGGAGGCAGTTGCAAACTCTCAAGCAATGGGGAGGCAAGTTGGATCTGGTCTTAGCAGTGGGGGATATCGTCGTGCAAGCCTTCGCCCGCTGGAGCGGTGCCCGCTATGCCTTTATCGGCACAGCCAAATCCGATTATTATTTGCGCAATGAAGACGGCCCTTACTCCGGTTGGAACCAATTTCGAGAATCGGTGCTGAGGCTGCCCCCCTGTTCGGTTTACCTACCCTGGGAACGGTGGCTGATGCGATCTCCCCACTGTCTGGCCACATTCCCCCGCGATCGCCTCACGGCCGAAATCCTCAAGCAATACAGACTGCCCGTCTTCGATCTGGGCAATCCGATGATGGACGGTCTCAACCCCGCCCCGCCCCTGGCTGACATCCCCTCCGATCGCCCCGCAATTCTACTGCTACCCGGCTCTCGCCCCCCCGAAGCCTATCGCAACTTTGCCTTAATGGCCGAAGTGGCTGGCTGTCTGGGTCAGCTCCAGCCGCCCCCTACCCAGCCGCCCGCCTTCTATGCCGCGATCGCGACCAGTCTCGACGAGCGAGAGCTGCAGCAACGATGGCCCCAACACCTGTCCCCCATCACCCTCATGCGCCATCAATTTGGCAGTTGCCTGCACCGCGCCAATGTGGCGATCGCTATGGCAGGTACTGCCAGCGAACAATGTGTCGGTCTCGGCAAACCCGTCGTCACCCTACCCGGCCAAGGCCCCCAATTCACCCCCGCTTTTGCAGAAGCCCAACAGCGACTACTCGGCCCCAGCCTATTCCTGACCCCCAACCCCGAAGCTGCCGCACGCCAGATTGTCACCCTCCTGGGTCGCCCGCCGCGCTTGCAAGAGAACGCCCGCCGCCGCATGGGACCGCCAGGGGCTTCTCAACGCATTGCCCGCCAGCTCTTCAATCTGCTGGAATCGTTATCCTAA
- a CDS encoding methylated-DNA--[protein]-cysteine S-methyltransferase: MSPIANPNLQNDSDYERIARAIAFVRENHLSQPDLATVARQVHLSQHHFQKVFTRWVGISPKKFLQYLTIEYAKSKLAETQNLFDLAIDAGLSGSGRLHELFVTIEAMSPGEFKAAGKDLQIRYGIHPTPFGQAAIATTDRGICKLSFLGDRAPTEAEQLLQREWSQAEIVYDRQSTQAIADSIFDLGQLGQQKPLTLLVKGTNFQLQVWRALLKIPFGSLATYQTIANAIDRPTATRAIGNAVGHNPIAYLIPCHRVIRASGALSGYRWGVDRKAALLGWEAAQLSKIEETA; this comes from the coding sequence ATGAGTCCGATCGCCAATCCCAACCTGCAAAATGATAGTGACTACGAGCGCATCGCCCGCGCGATTGCGTTCGTGCGAGAAAACCATCTCAGCCAGCCCGACCTAGCGACTGTAGCCCGACAAGTCCATCTCAGCCAGCACCACTTCCAAAAGGTATTTACCCGCTGGGTCGGTATCAGCCCCAAGAAGTTTTTACAATATCTCACCATCGAGTACGCCAAATCGAAACTTGCCGAAACCCAGAATCTCTTCGATCTAGCGATCGATGCCGGTCTCTCTGGTTCGGGACGACTGCACGAACTGTTTGTCACAATTGAGGCAATGTCGCCGGGGGAGTTCAAAGCTGCAGGAAAAGACTTACAGATTCGATATGGCATCCACCCGACTCCGTTCGGACAGGCGGCGATCGCCACTACCGATCGCGGCATCTGCAAGCTCAGCTTTTTAGGCGATCGCGCTCCGACAGAGGCCGAGCAATTACTGCAGCGAGAGTGGAGTCAGGCCGAGATTGTTTACGATCGCCAATCCACACAGGCGATCGCCGATAGTATTTTCGATCTCGGCCAGCTCGGCCAGCAAAAACCTCTAACCCTTTTAGTCAAAGGAACGAATTTTCAACTGCAGGTTTGGCGAGCCCTGCTCAAAATTCCATTTGGCAGCCTCGCGACCTATCAAACGATCGCAAATGCGATCGATCGTCCCACGGCCACAAGAGCCATTGGCAATGCCGTCGGCCATAACCCGATCGCCTACCTAATTCCCTGCCATCGCGTCATCCGAGCCTCGGGGGCACTCAGTGGCTATCGTTGGGGCGTCGATCGCAAAGCCGCCCTCCTGGGTTGGGAAGCCGCTCAGTTGTCGAAAATTGAAGAGACTGCTTGA
- a CDS encoding DUF3386 domain-containing protein, with translation MTTTVDRGQQARELFKQAYENRYTWDNNFPGYSADFELEIGYDTPLGRSGDKVLAAGTYTGSVSVPADLSDLNGIEVSGVSDPLAAEWIVNQIKDVITHRKRSDFESAHGKHEFALGGEADATGAVPISVGGDAMGSHYKIRDRQVVQVSRTMGRMSFVINHLDKLETETGYVSTAYTAVFTDPESGEVLNQLKFEDSYAEYGGYHLMAQQIVKGQSKGKPSYTRVTFSNIQIG, from the coding sequence ATGACTACCACTGTCGATCGCGGCCAGCAGGCGCGCGAGTTATTCAAACAGGCTTACGAAAATCGATATACCTGGGACAACAATTTTCCCGGTTACAGTGCGGACTTCGAGTTAGAGATTGGCTATGACACCCCGCTGGGGCGATCGGGCGATAAGGTGCTGGCGGCGGGAACCTATACTGGCTCGGTTTCGGTACCGGCAGATCTGAGCGATTTGAATGGCATTGAGGTTAGCGGTGTCAGCGATCCTCTAGCAGCCGAGTGGATCGTCAATCAGATTAAAGATGTCATTACCCATCGCAAGCGCTCCGATTTTGAGTCGGCCCACGGCAAGCACGAGTTTGCTCTGGGTGGAGAGGCAGATGCCACTGGGGCAGTGCCAATCTCGGTGGGCGGCGATGCAATGGGTTCTCACTACAAAATTCGCGATCGCCAAGTGGTGCAAGTCTCCCGCACGATGGGACGGATGTCGTTTGTTATCAACCACCTGGATAAGCTGGAAACCGAAACGGGGTATGTGTCTACGGCATACACGGCTGTTTTTACCGATCCCGAGTCTGGTGAAGTCCTCAACCAGCTCAAGTTTGAGGATAGTTACGCAGAGTATGGTGGCTATCACTTGATGGCGCAGCAAATTGTGAAGGGACAATCGAAAGGGAAGCCGTCTTATACGCGAGTCACCTTTTCGAATATTCAGATCGGTTAA
- a CDS encoding Mo-dependent nitrogenase C-terminal domain-containing protein, with product MSTIAVRNKAPLVLRLLQQPLAQFAGITLHPVRRMLNSVEFHDPKFAQFICNLIPTACPFERDVRLLGHTLFHVPAMCKLNPLYGELVEMRFRAMTYLAEAVVDR from the coding sequence ATGTCAACGATCGCGGTAAGGAACAAAGCTCCTCTCGTGTTGAGGCTTTTACAGCAACCACTCGCCCAATTTGCAGGCATCACCCTACATCCGGTGCGTAGAATGCTGAATTCAGTGGAGTTTCACGATCCTAAATTTGCCCAGTTTATCTGCAATCTCATTCCTACGGCTTGTCCTTTTGAGAGAGATGTTCGGTTACTGGGTCACACACTCTTCCATGTCCCGGCAATGTGCAAGCTCAACCCCTTGTACGGTGAGTTGGTAGAAATGCGCTTCCGTGCCATGACTTACCTAGCAGAAGCAGTAGTAGATAGGTAG
- a CDS encoding NAD(P)/FAD-dependent oxidoreductase, which translates to MCCSYGEGGDTAVQNALLLTRTAERVYLIHRRDRLRASKIMQERLCLQNKAAIVWNAVVRDILGNSVVEGIHLENVVTGEQCLLPIAALFISIGLKPNTDLFRGWLEMDGGYLQESIRLSRQPTVIGQDRDIEPPWRNQMVSVAGEPRKSFLTSLPFSS; encoded by the coding sequence TTGTGCTGCAGCTATGGGGAAGGAGGCGATACGGCGGTTCAGAATGCGCTGCTACTGACGCGGACAGCCGAGCGCGTCTATTTGATTCACCGGCGCGATCGCCTGCGGGCCAGCAAAATCATGCAAGAGCGGCTGTGCCTGCAGAACAAGGCTGCGATTGTCTGGAATGCAGTGGTGCGAGATATCTTGGGCAACTCAGTGGTGGAAGGTATCCACTTGGAAAATGTGGTGACGGGCGAGCAATGCCTTTTGCCGATCGCAGCTCTATTTATCTCGATCGGACTCAAGCCCAATACTGACCTGTTCCGAGGATGGCTGGAGATGGATGGGGGGTATTTGCAGGAAAGTATTCGACTGAGCCGTCAGCCCACAGTCATTGGGCAAGATCGCGACATCGAGCCCCCTTGGCGCAATCAAATGGTTTCGGTTGCGGGAGAGCCGAGAAAGTCATTCCTGACATCGCTACCGTTTTCGAGTTGA
- the moaC gene encoding cyclic pyranopterin monophosphate synthase MoaC — protein MENPLTGKQLTHIEADGRAAMVDVSGKAATVRAAMAGGQVRMLPETLEAILAGNNPKGSAIETARLAGIMAAKQTSHLIPLCHPLPLGKIAVEIQADRQLPGLKIEATVKTTAPTGVEMEALTAVAVAALTLYDMAKAIEKTMQIENIRLLRKSGGKSGDFVAEDGGRGPGLS, from the coding sequence ATGGAGAACCCATTGACGGGCAAACAGCTCACCCATATTGAGGCTGACGGACGCGCCGCGATGGTGGACGTTTCTGGCAAGGCTGCTACAGTGCGAGCGGCTATGGCAGGGGGGCAGGTGCGGATGTTGCCCGAAACGCTGGAGGCCATTTTGGCGGGCAACAATCCTAAGGGCAGTGCGATCGAAACGGCTCGCCTAGCGGGGATTATGGCAGCGAAGCAAACCTCGCATCTGATTCCCCTCTGCCATCCACTGCCGTTAGGCAAAATCGCGGTGGAAATTCAGGCCGATCGTCAACTGCCCGGTTTAAAGATAGAAGCAACCGTCAAAACAACTGCTCCCACTGGTGTCGAAATGGAAGCCCTCACAGCTGTTGCGGTGGCAGCGCTGACCCTGTACGACATGGCGAAGGCGATCGAAAAAACGATGCAGATCGAGAATATTCGCCTGCTGCGCAAAAGTGGAGGCAAGTCTGGAGATTTTGTAGCGGAAGATGGCGGTCGCGGTCCTGGCCTAAGCTAG
- a CDS encoding pentapeptide repeat-containing protein, with protein MNVREFLNQYREGKRNFTGANLHAADLKGAKLAHIDLSSADLSDADLSRADLSNACLHRANLTDADLSGATMRGASLVDINLIGAELTGANLKEVDLSQSDLRCAKFEGANLEGASFANADLEGANLSKANLRNARFRGADLGGVDLTEADINGSDLTEDEIKEHPHLASHHWVTWAGDRNDETVSHSSANA; from the coding sequence ATGAACGTGCGCGAATTTTTAAACCAATATCGCGAAGGCAAAAGAAATTTTACTGGAGCCAACCTGCACGCAGCAGATTTAAAAGGAGCGAAGCTGGCTCATATTGATTTGAGCAGCGCCGATCTGAGCGATGCCGACCTGAGTCGGGCTGACTTGAGCAATGCTTGTTTGCACCGAGCTAATTTGACAGATGCCGATTTGAGTGGCGCCACAATGAGAGGGGCGAGTCTAGTCGATATCAATCTCATTGGTGCGGAATTGACTGGCGCGAATTTGAAAGAGGTCGATCTGAGCCAGAGCGATCTGCGCTGTGCAAAATTTGAAGGGGCAAATCTGGAAGGGGCCAGCTTCGCAAACGCAGATCTGGAAGGGGCCAATCTCAGCAAAGCCAATCTCAGAAATGCTCGGTTTCGCGGTGCAGATTTGGGCGGCGTAGATTTGACTGAAGCCGATATTAACGGCAGCGATCTGACAGAAGACGAGATTAAAGAGCATCCCCACTTAGCTAGCCATCATTGGGTCACGTGGGCAGGCGATCGCAACGACGAGACTGTCAGCCACTCATCCGCAAATGCATAG